From a single Bacteroidota bacterium genomic region:
- a CDS encoding SDR family oxidoreductase, which produces MQKSVLITGASSGVGAAAARLFARHGYRVNLVARNEARLADLANEIGETASWFACDASTGASVQHMAEQVIDETGLPDVIINCAGLGQWKRIEDTSPDEAHQMIGAPYLAAYNVTQVFMAAMLQRKSGVIIHVNSPACYMPWPSAVGYTASRFALRGLHEALSQDLAGSGVCSCHVVLGRIDSEYFTHNTGVEDRMPRIAATIRTISVDECSRLLLKLADHPRRQVIYPFMLKLYYWTNAVAPALTRWLLRVTAPDPDVPAQKGS; this is translated from the coding sequence GATACCGGGTAAACCTTGTTGCCCGTAATGAGGCGCGCCTGGCAGATCTTGCAAACGAAATTGGTGAAACAGCTTCCTGGTTTGCTTGTGATGCATCAACGGGCGCATCCGTACAACACATGGCGGAGCAGGTGATAGATGAAACAGGCCTCCCCGATGTTATCATTAATTGCGCAGGATTGGGGCAATGGAAGCGAATTGAAGATACATCGCCAGACGAAGCACATCAGATGATAGGTGCACCATATCTGGCTGCGTACAACGTTACGCAGGTCTTTATGGCAGCCATGTTGCAGCGAAAATCAGGTGTGATCATTCATGTGAATTCGCCGGCGTGTTACATGCCGTGGCCTTCTGCTGTGGGGTACACAGCGTCCCGGTTTGCGCTACGGGGATTGCATGAAGCGTTAAGTCAGGATCTTGCCGGGTCTGGCGTTTGCAGTTGCCATGTTGTATTGGGACGAATCGACTCGGAATATTTCACGCACAATACTGGCGTGGAAGATCGCATGCCCCGAATAGCCGCTACGATCCGAACCATCTCTGTTGATGAATGTAGTCGGTTGCTTCTAAAATTGGCAGACCATCCTCGTCGGCAGGTTATATATCCATTCATGCTCAAGCTGTATTACTGGACAAATGCAGTGGCTCCAGCCCTCACGCGTTGGCTGTTACGTGTTACTGCACCTGATCCTGATGTGCCGGCGCAAAAAGGGTCCTGA
- a CDS encoding sugar phosphate isomerase/epimerase yields MLNRRSFLGTSMAGLVAATAYGCTADDGPQSAEATTGSSAFSHPIGFQSYGMRKEIGEDFQGTLRTVHELGYDSVEMCSPRGSHYSQVGFGGLTDLPAADVKKMIEDTGMVCESAHFQSHEVLDDDPAATADYAAALGLKYLYMSGSGIGDDGTIDDFKRWGEKCNNVIDIVEAAGLKLGYHNHRIAPIMEDGKPQYEHIMAVLDPRIVMQFQFAAIRDGFDLPFYLEKYAGRYASLHMHDFDPAMQRANMEGRIGQIVPLGEGIVDWNACINAAMKSPLAEQAFIVEIETQEPLEGLRRSINYLKTVQV; encoded by the coding sequence ATGCTCAACAGACGCTCGTTTTTAGGCACCAGTATGGCCGGCCTCGTTGCAGCCACAGCCTATGGCTGCACAGCGGACGATGGCCCGCAATCTGCAGAAGCAACCACCGGATCCTCCGCATTTAGCCACCCGATTGGATTCCAGTCTTACGGGATGCGCAAAGAAATTGGCGAAGACTTCCAGGGCACCCTCAGGACAGTCCACGAACTTGGATACGATAGCGTGGAGATGTGCTCCCCGCGTGGCAGCCATTACAGCCAGGTAGGTTTTGGGGGGCTGACGGATCTGCCGGCCGCTGATGTGAAAAAGATGATCGAAGATACCGGGATGGTTTGTGAGTCGGCGCATTTCCAGTCGCACGAAGTACTCGACGATGATCCGGCTGCAACGGCTGATTATGCTGCGGCATTAGGACTGAAATACCTCTATATGTCCGGTTCAGGAATTGGAGATGACGGCACCATCGATGATTTTAAGCGTTGGGGCGAAAAATGTAACAACGTGATCGACATCGTTGAAGCCGCGGGCCTAAAATTGGGCTACCACAACCATCGCATCGCCCCCATCATGGAAGATGGCAAGCCGCAGTACGAGCACATCATGGCCGTACTTGATCCCCGAATTGTGATGCAATTTCAGTTTGCAGCGATTCGAGATGGGTTCGATCTGCCGTTTTACCTGGAAAAGTATGCCGGCCGCTATGCATCACTACATATGCATGATTTTGACCCGGCGATGCAGCGTGCAAACATGGAGGGGCGCATCGGACAGATTGTGCCGCTTGGTGAAGGTATTGTAGACTGGAACGCTTGCATCAATGCAGCGATGAAGAGCCCCTTAGCCGAGCAAGCCTTTATCGTCGAAATTGAGACCCAGGAGCCGCTCGAAGGCCTCCGTCGTAGTATTAATTACCTCAAGACTGTTCAGGTTTAG